The nucleotide sequence TAAAAGAATCCGCCTTATTTTATTTGAAAGAATATCGATGAGTAAAACTATGATTACAAGGCATAGAATAATTAAGCCCGCACTGTTATAACGGAAACTTTTAAAATAAAGGTTAAATAAAAAACCTATTCCCGTTCCCGTTAAAATTCCTATTAGAGCCGAGTCCCTCACATTTGTTTCAACCGTGTATAAGAGCCACGAAACAAGGCCGGGTGCTATACTTGGGAATACGGCAGTAAAGAGGGCAGAAAAATATGGAACGCCCGCAGCCCGTAACGCCGTAAAAGATTCTTCGCTTGTTTCTTCTATCATTTCCTTAAAAGCTCTTACCAGATGACCCAAGGTAATTATAAAGAGAGCTAAAAAACCGGTAAAATTATTTTGTTTAAACGAAAATAATAAAAGCATTGCCCATGCCACCAGCGGAATGTTTCTTAAAAACGAAGCTATAAGGGTAAGGATTATTTGAAAGGGTTTATTTATTCCTGTGGTTTGAGAACCGAGGAGGGCTAAGATAAGGGCAAAAAAAGCCGCAGCGGTAGTTGCCGAGGCTGCTATTACACAGGTTTCGCCTAAGGTTTTTATTATAATCGGGATATGTTTTAAACTTTCATTGTCGGGTATAAAGTTTTTTATAAGCCAAGCTATTGCAAGGGGAAATTTAAAAACTGCTTTAAGGTCTTTAAAGCCGGTTATATTTGATGCAAAATAATATATTAAAATAAGACTTAAAAGAATAATACTTGCCTTTAGTTTTTTCTTCGCAAAAAAGATTTGTTTTTTTTCCCAAGAGTATGAAGTTTCTTTTTTATGATAATGTCTTTTCTTTTTTTTGTCATCAGAGTAAATTTTTAAATCAAACTTCATAGAGTTTTTTCTCCGCTGTCCATAGAAACATTTGTAAAAATTTCTTTGTGCAAGACTTCATCGTTTAAGGAATCGGGTCTTCCGTCAAAAACTATTTTCCCGTTATTGAGAGCGATGATTCTGTCGGCATATTTTTTTGCAGCTTCCATTTGGTGTAAACTTATAAGGCAGGCAATGTTTTTGTTTACTGCGAATTCTTTGATATAATTTAAAACCGTTTCTGCCGACTGGGGGTCAAGGGAGGCTATGGGCTCATCGCATAATAAAAGCTTCGGGTTTTGCATTAAGGCTCTTGCAATTCCTATTCTTTGTTTTTGACCGCCGCTTAATTCGCTGCATCTTTGAAAGGCAAATTCTTCCATGCCTACGGTTTGTAAAAGAGAAAAAGCTTTTTCTTTTTCTTCTTCGGTATAAAGGCCTAGGGCTCCGCGGTAAGAAGGAATTGAGCCGAGGCAGCCGTGCAAAACATTTTCGACGGCATTAAGACGCTCGACCAGATTATAATTTTGAAAAATCATTCCTATCTTTGAGCGGTATTGTCTTAATTTTTTTCCTTTAAGCTTGTTTATTTTTTCTCCTAAAAAAATAACTTCTCCTTCATCCGGCTCAACCAAGCGGTTTATACATCTAAGCATTGTAGATTTTCCGGCTCCCGATAGGCCTATTATTGCAAGGATTTCTCCTTCTTCTATTTTAAAAGAAATGCTTTGTAAGGCCCTTCGTCCCGAAGGATAAGTTTTTGAAATATTTTTAAGTTCAAGAATCACAAGGCTTCCCTCCAAAAAATTAAAGACTCTTCCTAAAGTTTTTAGAAAGAGTCTCAGGTTAGCAAATATAAAAAAGATTAGCACATTGTGGCATACATAACAGCCTTGATTGTATGCATGCGGTTTTCGGCTTCATCAAAAACAACGGATTTATGAGATTCAAAAACCTCGTTTGTAACTTCCATTTCGGGAAGACCGAACTTTTTGTGAATCTCCTGACCCTTAGTTGTCTTTAGGTCATGGAAGGAGGGGAGGCAGTGCAAGAAGATTGCATCCTTGTCTGCATTGTCCATAGCAGCCTTGTTTACCTGATAGGGCTTTAAGAGCTTAATGCGTTCTTCCCATACGCTGTCGGGTTCTCCCATAGATACCCAAATGTCGGTATAAAGAACATGAGCACCCTTTGTGCCTTCGTTTACATTTTCGGTAAGGGTTACGCTTCCGCCTGTTTGGGCTGCGATTTTCTTTGCTTCGGCTGCCAAGTCTTCAGTGGGGAAGAGGTGCTTGGGCGAACACGCTGTAAAGTGCATTCCCATTTTCACGCAGGCTATCATGAGGGAGTTGGCTACGTTGTTTCGGGCATCTCCCATGTATGTAAATTTAAGCCCCTTTAAATAACCGAATTTTTCTTCGATTGTAAGAAGGTCTGCAAGCATTTGAGTCGGGTGGAAAAGGTCGGTTAATCCGTTCCATACGGGAACACCGGAATATTCGGCCAATGTTTCTACAAGCTCTTGGCTGAAGCCTCTGTACTCGATACCGTCATACATTCTTCCTAAAACACGGGCTGTGTCTTCGATAGATTCTTTATGTCCCATCTGTGAAGAATTGGGATCAAGGTAGGTAACGCCCATTCCAAGGTCATAACCTGCAACTTCAAAAGAGCATCGTGTTCTTGTAGAGGTTTTTTCAAAAAGAAGAACGATGTTTTTTCCTTCTAGGTATCTGTGAGGAATTCCGGCCCTTTTCATGTCTTTAAAATTTTTTGAAAGGTCAAGTAAATAGCGGATTTCGTCTGTAGTAAAATCCAACAATTTTAGAAAGCTTCTTCCGCGCAAGTTTTTTGCGCTCTTTCCGCGAATTTCTTTAAGCATAGTTTTAACTCCTTAAGATGCTATTGATGAATGGGAACAATATATCAGCTTTTGCAAAAATAATCCAGTACCTTTTAAGATTGTACTTTTTTTGTTTTAAGCTGTGGTTATTCTCCTATCCTTCTCCAATGCCAGCCGAATACGGAGTGGGCGTTTGTTACAACCATAAAGGCTTCCGGGTCGTTTGCGGCAAGATAGCTTTTTACCTTTACAAAGTCCCTGCGGCTCATAACGGTTTGAATGACCGAGCGTTCGGCTCTTGTGTAAGCTCCCGTTGCCTTATATACGTTTGCCGAACGGCCTAGTTCCACCATAAAGCGGCAAAGCTCATCGGGCTTATCCGTATTTATAACGCAGTATTTGCTTACATTTAGACCGTCGATTGTAGAGTCTATGACAAGTCCGTTTATTATTACGCCCACCAACGAAAACAAGGCTATTTCGGTTCCGTAAGCAAAGCCCGCAAAAACTGTAATGGTAAAGTCCGTAATTAAGCAGCCCTTTCCCAAGTCGAGGCCGAAATATTTTTGTAGTATCATTGCAAAGATATCGCTTCCTCCGGTTGATGCATACTGATTTAAAACTATGCCTACGCCTCCCCCGTAGAGTATGACGGCAATTACCAGCTGTAAGAATTTGTCGTTTACAATCGGCCCCTGCAATGGAACAAAGATTTCCAAAAGCCATACGGCTCCTGAAAGCCCAAGGCTCGCACAAACCGTTTTAAGACCGAATTTGTTTCCGATGATTAAAAAGCCGAGAGCAAACAGAAAAATGTTTACTACAACAAGTAAGGCTCCTGTAGAAAGCGGAAGGTATTTTGACAATACCAAGGCCATTCCTGTGGCCCCGCCCAAGGATAATTTTGAAGGCAACAAGAAAAAATGAATACCTGATGCTATCATCAAAACTCCGCAAACAATGTAAAAAAAACTTAATAATTTTTCTTTCATTTTTTTTCCCTTATAACAAAAATAGAATTTATTTGAATTTGAAAAAGTAAACAATTACAATTTAGATCATTTGCTTATTTTTTTAAGTTAAGAATTTCGGTTGCCTTTTTTTTCCATTTTCCTGAACAATAGTAAAAGAGTGTTAAAAGAAAGCCTGCAGCTGATCCAACCGAAACGGCAAGCCAGATCCCATCCGAGCCTAAATATCGAGACAGAACAGCTGCTGCCGGTACTCTAAACACCCACATAGCCAATAATGTTGAAATCATCGGAAAAACCGTTTCTCCTGCTCCTCGTATAACTCCGTTTAGAGTAAATGTTATTGTATTAAAAAAATATGCAGGTGCAACTATTATTAAGTATCTTGCGCCCAATTCAATTACTTCCGGATTATTTACAAAAAGGAACATAACTGCCTTACCGAAAATAACTATTGCCGTAGTAGCCGTAATTGTAATTCCGAGTCCTAAAAATAATGAAGCCCGCAAACCTTTTTTTACTCTGTCTAATCTTCCGGCTCCTATGTTTTGGCCTGTAAAGGATGAAAGGGCAACGCCTATATTTAGGGCTGGCATTACAATAAAGCCGTCAAGTTTACCTGCGGCTGAATAGGCTGCTGCCGTTTGTGTACCGAAGGTATTTACAATCGAAAGAAGGGCCATAAAACCTCCTCCGACCAAGGCTTGCTGTATTCCTGATGGAAAGCCCATTTTGATGGACTGAATACAAATAGTTTTATCGAATTTTAATTTAAAAAAGTTTACTCTGAAATCCTTATATTTTATTCGACAATAAAATATAAGCCAAAAACAAGAAATAAATTGGGCTATTATGGTTGCTATTGCAGCTCCCGCAATACCCCATTTGAATACTATTACAAAAAGACAGTCAAGACCTATATTTATTATTGTAGAGATGATTAGGGCATAAAGGGGTGTCATTGAATCCCCAAATCCTCTCAGCATTGCAGTAAAGGCATTATATATAAATAAAAAAATAATTCCTGTAAAGATGAGTCTTAAATAGATAAGGGCTTCCTCAAAGACATCGGAAGGTGTGTTCATTATTTTTAAGATATAAGGCGCAAAAACAATGCCTATAGCCGTAGCGATAAGCCCTGCCCAAAATAGTATTAATATACTTGTTTGAATTACCTTACTTATTTCTTCTTCTTTTTTTGCTCCGACAAATTGAGCTATTAAAATATTACAAGCCATAGTAAAACCTATGACAAGGGATATAAAAATAAACCATACAGGGAAAGAAATACCTACGGCAGCAAGAGCATGATCGCCTATGCTTTTTCCGACTACAATGCTGTCAACAACATTATATAATTGCTGAAAGATATTACCTAATAGCATCGGTAAGGAAAAAAGCGTTATTTGCTTTAGCTCATTTCCTTGAGTTAAGTTTTTCATATTATTGTCCTTATAAATTAAGAGATTTATTTACTTGTCATGTTTACTATGTCGCTGTGTGTTGCTGCCGTTTCAGTATCTGCAAGAAGCATCTTCATTCTTTCAACATACATCTTTGAAGGCTCGTCATCGGGAGAGACTTCCAAACATTTGTTAAAAAGATTAAGGGCTTTTTGATATTCTCGTTGCCGGTAAAAATCTATTGCGTTTTCAAATATGCCTACAAGCTGTACCATTTCCGCAGGGGCTTCGGATCTGACTGCCATAACATTGTAAAGCTGAACAGGGGTATTGATACCCACAACCCTTACGCGGTCGAGGCGGCGTCCAAGGAAGGCATCATTTGTTTCGCTCCATGTAGATTCGGAAGCCAAAATCCATGTGCCGTATTTTTTGTTTACGCCTTCAAGGCGGGCTGCAAGGTTTACGTCATTTCCCATAATTGTGTAGTTCATTTTTTTTTCGGTACCCATGTTTCCGACAACCATTTCTCCGGTATTTATTCCTATGCGTGTAAAGATGGGCATTGGAATATCGCCTGCATCATAAAGCTGTTTATTGAGTTCGGCTTCTGCCTGTTTCATTCTGATGGCCGCAAGACATGCCCTGTATGCATGGTCGGGCAAATCCGTCGGTGCTCCAAAAAAAGAAACGATAGCGTCTCCTATGTATTTGTCAATCGTGCCTTTTTCTTGTAGAATTAAATCGCTCATTTGTGTGAGGTATACGTTTAAAACCGAAACCAAGTGTTCGGGCGTAATTTTTTCCGAAAGGGTAGAAAAAGATTTTATATCGGTAAACAGAGCCGTAATTCTTTTTTGTTCTCCTCCGAGAGTGAGCTTGTCGGGGTCGGCAATAATTTCGTTTACGACATCGTCCGAAAGATAAACACCGAAGGCCTTTCTTAAAAAGCCCTTTTCTTTTTCGCTAAAAATAAAGTTTAGTAAGAGGATAACTATAAAGCTTATAACTACCGTTACAACCGGAAGAAATAGCTGTAAGTATATTTTTCCGAATACGAATAAAAGAATTCCTATAGAAAGAGTTAAGCTCAATAAAACGATTCCAAGAAGAACCTTTATAAATCCTCTTTCTATCTTTTTCATCATAAAGGCTGTAAATATTGCTATTACAAAGGCAAGTATTATTGAAACCCATTTTGGAAGAGGTCTTATAAAGTCCTCATTCATAATTGTGTTATAAATATTGGCATGGGTACCTACATTGGGATAAGATTTCCAAAAAGGGTTTACGCCTAAATCGGAAGTGCCTACGCCGCTGTATCCTATAATTGCAAATGCGTTGTTGCAAAAGCCGTTTATATAGTTAATGTGTTCCGAATAGTTTTTATATTCTTCTTTTGCATTTTTAAAAAGTTCGGTAACATAGGCATCTATGTCATCATATTGGTTTGAGCCGCTTTGTTCTTTTATTTTTGCAAAAAGGCTGTGTATTTCTTTATCGAAGTTCCCGCTTAAAAATTTGCTGTAATTATCAAAAAAGGAATTACGTGCCGCAAAGTATTCTTTAAAGTCCTGCTTGTCCTTATTCAGAAGTTCTCTCTTCCACTGGTCAAGCCTTGCGTATTCACTTTCTAAAGAAGT is from Treponema denticola and encodes:
- the argF gene encoding ornithine carbamoyltransferase produces the protein MLKEIRGKSAKNLRGRSFLKLLDFTTDEIRYLLDLSKNFKDMKRAGIPHRYLEGKNIVLLFEKTSTRTRCSFEVAGYDLGMGVTYLDPNSSQMGHKESIEDTARVLGRMYDGIEYRGFSQELVETLAEYSGVPVWNGLTDLFHPTQMLADLLTIEEKFGYLKGLKFTYMGDARNNVANSLMIACVKMGMHFTACSPKHLFPTEDLAAEAKKIAAQTGGSVTLTENVNEGTKGAHVLYTDIWVSMGEPDSVWEERIKLLKPYQVNKAAMDNADKDAIFLHCLPSFHDLKTTKGQEIHKKFGLPEMEVTNEVFESHKSVVFDEAENRMHTIKAVMYATMC
- the phnC gene encoding phosphonate ABC transporter ATP-binding protein; amino-acid sequence: MILELKNISKTYPSGRRALQSISFKIEEGEILAIIGLSGAGKSTMLRCINRLVEPDEGEVIFLGEKINKLKGKKLRQYRSKIGMIFQNYNLVERLNAVENVLHGCLGSIPSYRGALGLYTEEEKEKAFSLLQTVGMEEFAFQRCSELSGGQKQRIGIARALMQNPKLLLCDEPIASLDPQSAETVLNYIKEFAVNKNIACLISLHQMEAAKKYADRIIALNNGKIVFDGRPDSLNDEVLHKEIFTNVSMDSGEKTL
- a CDS encoding CHASE2 domain-containing protein; the protein is MVEKEKNKSAFVGFLQKNLNFIIAIAVFLIFTAFSFIKLGRNIENQVYDAMLKLKPEIKEKSEILLLNVDDFSIEQIGSWPWSRDVLADVLIRLKESGGKAAVFDIEYLSAGRAGANNAYVEHDLPKEYAAVRQELGEYIKEFSDAVASKNIPLSEVKTIGQDMSKYFESRIDELSDSIKNNVFRDNDAYMGAAVGFFENAFLTINAVNINIGGETKELKDFAYNNFLFTNVEDKTGLFKKETLANRKAANEEYGMAPAIMSILQYAKGAGFPNVVIDEDGVRRRISLLTEYEGRYIGQLVFTPILHILEPEKIIRSGRKLILKNAKDPSDLEKRKDLTIPLDEEGNLLINWLKKRFADTENPENGSFKSLSVYALTYADIMEKNLISILEAIKDLQIRTAEGYLSYHNAVTSLESEYARLDQWKRELLNKDKQDFKEYFAARNSFFDNYSKFLSGNFDKEIHSLFAKIKEQSGSNQYDDIDAYVTELFKNAKEEYKNYSEHINYINGFCNNAFAIIGYSGVGTSDLGVNPFWKSYPNVGTHANIYNTIMNEDFIRPLPKWVSIILAFVIAIFTAFMMKKIERGFIKVLLGIVLLSLTLSIGILLFVFGKIYLQLFLPVVTVVISFIVILLLNFIFSEKEKGFLRKAFGVYLSDDVVNEIIADPDKLTLGGEQKRITALFTDIKSFSTLSEKITPEHLVSVLNVYLTQMSDLILQEKGTIDKYIGDAIVSFFGAPTDLPDHAYRACLAAIRMKQAEAELNKQLYDAGDIPMPIFTRIGINTGEMVVGNMGTEKKMNYTIMGNDVNLAARLEGVNKKYGTWILASESTWSETNDAFLGRRLDRVRVVGINTPVQLYNVMAVRSEAPAEMVQLVGIFENAIDFYRQREYQKALNLFNKCLEVSPDDEPSKMYVERMKMLLADTETAATHSDIVNMTSK
- a CDS encoding ABC transporter permease subunit; translation: MKFDLKIYSDDKKKKRHYHKKETSYSWEKKQIFFAKKKLKASIILLSLILIYYFASNITGFKDLKAVFKFPLAIAWLIKNFIPDNESLKHIPIIIKTLGETCVIAASATTAAAFFALILALLGSQTTGINKPFQIILTLIASFLRNIPLVAWAMLLLFSFKQNNFTGFLALFIITLGHLVRAFKEMIEETSEESFTALRAAGVPYFSALFTAVFPSIAPGLVSWLLYTVETNVRDSALIGILTGTGIGFLFNLYFKSFRYNSAGLIILCLVIIVLLIDILSNKIRRILL
- a CDS encoding YitT family protein, with amino-acid sequence MKEKLLSFFYIVCGVLMIASGIHFFLLPSKLSLGGATGMALVLSKYLPLSTGALLVVVNIFLFALGFLIIGNKFGLKTVCASLGLSGAVWLLEIFVPLQGPIVNDKFLQLVIAVILYGGGVGIVLNQYASTGGSDIFAMILQKYFGLDLGKGCLITDFTITVFAGFAYGTEIALFSLVGVIINGLVIDSTIDGLNVSKYCVINTDKPDELCRFMVELGRSANVYKATGAYTRAERSVIQTVMSRRDFVKVKSYLAANDPEAFMVVTNAHSVFGWHWRRIGE
- a CDS encoding MATE family efflux transporter → MKNLTQGNELKQITLFSLPMLLGNIFQQLYNVVDSIVVGKSIGDHALAAVGISFPVWFIFISLVIGFTMACNILIAQFVGAKKEEEISKVIQTSILILFWAGLIATAIGIVFAPYILKIMNTPSDVFEEALIYLRLIFTGIIFLFIYNAFTAMLRGFGDSMTPLYALIISTIINIGLDCLFVIVFKWGIAGAAIATIIAQFISCFWLIFYCRIKYKDFRVNFFKLKFDKTICIQSIKMGFPSGIQQALVGGGFMALLSIVNTFGTQTAAAYSAAGKLDGFIVMPALNIGVALSSFTGQNIGAGRLDRVKKGLRASLFLGLGITITATTAIVIFGKAVMFLFVNNPEVIELGARYLIIVAPAYFFNTITFTLNGVIRGAGETVFPMISTLLAMWVFRVPAAAVLSRYLGSDGIWLAVSVGSAAGFLLTLFYYCSGKWKKKATEILNLKK